From a region of the Nitrospira sp. genome:
- a CDS encoding cytochrome P450, giving the protein MTDQTISPPTLSGPPVSRWWGFFPEIRRDSLGFLLRCQAYGDVAKVPMGLVAELLLRERRLVFYVLNHPADVKHVLVTNQDNYRKAPVPPVESRIFGQGVLHTEGEIHHHQRRLFLPFFHGDHVSSYADLITTKAHDLVADWHDGMTVDIGREMTGLTLSIIWRLLFGQDIESEAQGVKSAITVGQQLVKLQYDSPLERLTPLWVPTALHRRFLLGHRSMEAIVHRFIHERRTASHRHDDVLSLLLAAKDAEGQPLRDEEIRDELMTFLLAGHETTANALTWTWFLLSQFRSVRDRLAQELKTVVGNRLPTAADVPRLRYTRMVWDESLRLFPPAWILHTRIGQAEDRLPSGAVLPARARVFISPWNLHRNPRWFPDPNRFDPERFSEENKRTRPAFSYFPFGGGGHRCLGESFAELEGLLILATVASKIRLRLVDGQVIQPEPFMTLRPNMPMQMTVQRVGIAEPHPVIA; this is encoded by the coding sequence ATGACCGATCAGACGATTTCACCTCCAACTCTTTCCGGCCCGCCGGTCTCCCGGTGGTGGGGATTCTTCCCGGAAATTCGCCGGGACAGCCTCGGCTTTCTCCTGCGATGTCAGGCCTATGGTGACGTGGCCAAGGTCCCGATGGGATTGGTCGCCGAACTCCTTTTACGGGAGCGGAGGCTGGTCTTCTATGTGCTCAATCATCCCGCCGACGTCAAACATGTGCTCGTGACCAATCAAGACAATTATCGCAAGGCCCCAGTCCCGCCGGTGGAATCTCGAATTTTTGGCCAGGGCGTGCTTCATACGGAAGGCGAAATCCACCACCATCAACGGCGGCTCTTCCTCCCATTTTTTCACGGAGACCACGTCAGCTCCTATGCCGACCTGATTACTACGAAGGCTCACGACCTCGTTGCAGACTGGCATGACGGGATGACCGTCGATATCGGCCGCGAAATGACGGGCCTCACCCTTTCGATTATCTGGCGCCTGCTCTTCGGTCAGGACATCGAATCAGAGGCTCAGGGCGTCAAGAGCGCCATCACCGTCGGCCAACAGCTCGTCAAGCTCCAGTACGATTCGCCGCTGGAGCGATTGACTCCTCTCTGGGTTCCAACGGCACTCCACCGCCGATTCCTGCTCGGTCACCGTTCGATGGAAGCGATAGTTCACCGATTCATTCACGAGCGGCGGACGGCTTCTCATCGGCATGATGACGTGTTGTCGTTGCTACTGGCCGCGAAGGACGCAGAAGGTCAGCCTTTGCGCGATGAGGAAATCCGCGATGAACTCATGACCTTCTTGCTCGCCGGCCACGAAACCACCGCCAATGCCCTGACCTGGACATGGTTTCTCCTGTCCCAATTTCGGTCGGTTCGCGACCGTCTGGCCCAGGAGCTCAAGACTGTCGTCGGCAACCGCCTCCCGACCGCGGCGGATGTTCCTCGCTTGCGGTATACCAGGATGGTCTGGGACGAGTCATTGCGCCTCTTTCCTCCTGCTTGGATTCTCCATACCCGCATCGGGCAGGCAGAGGACCGACTTCCCTCCGGCGCGGTGCTTCCAGCTCGCGCTCGGGTTTTTATCAGTCCATGGAATCTGCATCGCAATCCACGCTGGTTCCCCGATCCTAACCGATTCGATCCTGAACGGTTCTCTGAAGAGAACAAACGGACCCGTCCGGCCTTCAGCTACTTTCCATTCGGTGGCGGGGGCCATCGGTGCCTCGGTGAGTCCTTCGCCGAATTGGAAGGTCTGTTGATCTTAGCGACGGTAGCGTCGAAAATCCGGTTGCGTCTGGTTGATGGGCAGGTCATCCAACCGGAACCGTTCATGACCTTGCGCCCCAATATGCCGATGCAGATGACGGTTCAACGAGTCGGAATCGCGGAACCGCACCCCGTCATCGCATAA
- a CDS encoding AraC family transcriptional regulator: MDVLSEVLKTVKLDGAVFYNAEFSAPWCFCSPPSSELAPYLSAGGNHVIIFHLLTEGRGYAHIEGNPRPLQLAAGDLVILPHGDPHALRNGPFVKPTDHAEQVKRVFEQGLNLARMGGGGEITKFICGYMACDPQLSQPFLGGLPPILKVNVRTDTASQWLEQTIRYSVDHADRAQPGSQAVLARLSEVLFIEALRRYIDVLTPDQKGWLAGVRDPEVGKALGLLHRQPACPWTIASLAEEVGISRSVLTERFRRCLSEGPIAYLARWRLSLGAQLLVSTSNSVAQIASEVGYESEPSFNRAFKRQFGFPPARFRSRSRAARKHERSASQLEGSAQ; encoded by the coding sequence ATGGACGTCTTGTCCGAAGTCCTCAAGACTGTCAAACTCGACGGCGCTGTGTTTTACAATGCGGAATTTTCAGCGCCCTGGTGCTTTTGTTCACCTCCTTCCTCGGAGTTGGCTCCGTATCTGTCTGCCGGTGGAAACCACGTCATTATCTTTCACCTCCTGACCGAAGGCCGAGGCTATGCGCACATCGAAGGAAATCCACGACCGCTTCAGCTTGCTGCCGGCGACCTGGTCATCCTTCCGCACGGCGACCCGCATGCATTGAGAAATGGGCCGTTCGTCAAACCGACAGACCACGCGGAACAAGTGAAGCGGGTGTTCGAACAAGGCCTCAACCTTGCCCGTATGGGAGGCGGAGGGGAAATCACCAAATTCATCTGCGGGTATATGGCCTGCGATCCACAACTCAGCCAACCGTTTTTGGGCGGGCTACCGCCCATTCTGAAAGTCAATGTGCGTACTGACACGGCAAGTCAATGGCTGGAACAAACCATCCGGTATTCAGTGGACCACGCGGATCGGGCCCAGCCCGGCAGTCAAGCAGTCCTTGCCAGACTGTCCGAAGTCTTATTCATTGAAGCGCTGCGGCGGTATATCGACGTCCTCACTCCTGATCAAAAAGGATGGCTGGCCGGTGTTCGCGACCCGGAAGTTGGAAAGGCGTTGGGCTTGCTGCACCGCCAGCCGGCTTGTCCGTGGACGATCGCGTCTCTCGCCGAGGAAGTGGGCATTTCGCGATCCGTACTGACGGAGCGGTTCCGGCGGTGTCTCTCGGAGGGTCCGATAGCCTATCTCGCGCGGTGGAGGCTTTCCCTCGGTGCGCAACTGCTCGTCTCCACCAGCAACAGCGTGGCGCAGATCGCCAGCGAAGTAGGCTATGAGTCGGAACCGTCATTCAATCGCGCGTTCAAGCGACAGTTCGGGTTCCCCCCTGCGCGGTTCCGTAGCCGATCGAGAGCGGCGCGTAAGCACGAGAGATCGGCGAGTCAATTAGAGGGCAGCGCGCAATAG
- a CDS encoding DUF3015 family protein has product MRILIKSVVIAGASMMLGLTGCTLKATFNQTTDTTSNITGTTSGAAWWSEDGQIKPDFKAAAFVSFNQENLQQDLAAGRGEYLASVGRLLGVPGNHQSAFFSAAQAGYAETVGKDSTSLLAQLRDISKAFAR; this is encoded by the coding sequence ATGCGAATCCTAATAAAAAGTGTCGTGATCGCCGGTGCAAGCATGATGCTCGGACTCACCGGTTGCACCCTCAAGGCTACGTTCAATCAGACCACCGACACGACCTCCAATATCACCGGCACGACATCCGGAGCGGCTTGGTGGAGCGAAGACGGCCAGATCAAGCCGGACTTCAAGGCGGCGGCCTTTGTGTCCTTCAATCAAGAAAATCTACAGCAAGATCTGGCGGCAGGGCGGGGAGAATACCTGGCATCGGTGGGCAGGTTGTTGGGAGTTCCCGGGAATCACCAATCGGCATTTTTCTCCGCTGCCCAGGCAGGTTATGCCGAAACAGTAGGCAAGGATTCCACATCGCTGCTGGCGCAGCTCAGGGACATATCCAAGGCATTCGCCCGATAG
- a CDS encoding carboxymuconolactone decarboxylase family protein: MYDLKNLGKMKLLEVHAPEAMKAFVAFDKAALAEGTLSSKYKELIALGVAFTTQCPYCIDIHANNARQAGASDAEIAEAVLVAAALRAGGAITHGTHAFKGA, encoded by the coding sequence ATGTATGACTTGAAGAACCTAGGGAAGATGAAACTGCTCGAAGTGCACGCGCCGGAGGCCATGAAAGCGTTTGTGGCGTTCGACAAGGCTGCCTTGGCGGAAGGTACGCTGTCGAGCAAGTACAAGGAGCTGATTGCACTCGGCGTCGCATTCACGACGCAATGTCCCTATTGCATCGACATCCATGCGAACAACGCGCGCCAGGCGGGTGCCTCGGATGCTGAGATTGCGGAAGCCGTGCTTGTCGCTGCCGCCCTTCGTGCCGGCGGAGCGATCACTCACGGCACACATGCCTTCAAGGGAGCGTGA
- a CDS encoding MFS transporter — translation MISDGSRPLRKTVLAGAVGNVLEWYDFALFGYFAPVLSLLFFPSSDPSLSLIATFSVFAVGFLARPLGALLFGYWGDTRGRREALAWSILLMALPTCLVGMLPTYAQIGLAAPLALTALRFLQGLSVGGEFTGSVTFLVEHAEPAERGYIGSWAGFSAQIGALLGSGIGTVAAASLTHEALQEWGWRIPFLSGSLIALVGWYLRRRIPESPAFERLQQTGSVSSSPARELLLSHRAPLLQVIGLVLLHGVAFYMFYVFLPTYLTRVTDLPMSTTLTINTVCMALLAVLIPVMGKVSDRVGHRWILAGGAAGLALGTVPFFLWLSSGQIALIIAAQTLITVFVAAYMGPFFAIVATLFPVSRRYTGLSLSYNIAAALFGGTAPLLATILIERSGNVLAPGWYVSLCAILSLIVLSTIREETQSTTEDEARAH, via the coding sequence ATGATTTCAGACGGATCGAGACCGTTGCGAAAAACGGTGCTGGCTGGCGCGGTCGGAAACGTGCTGGAATGGTATGACTTCGCCCTGTTCGGATACTTCGCGCCTGTCTTGTCCCTCCTGTTCTTTCCTTCTTCAGATCCATCGTTGTCGTTAATCGCCACGTTTAGCGTCTTTGCCGTCGGCTTTCTCGCCAGGCCCCTCGGCGCGTTGCTGTTCGGATATTGGGGTGATACACGAGGGCGGCGCGAGGCGCTTGCCTGGTCCATTCTCCTCATGGCGCTGCCCACCTGTCTTGTCGGCATGTTACCGACCTATGCCCAGATCGGTCTCGCCGCGCCGCTCGCGCTCACGGCATTGCGATTTCTTCAGGGCTTGTCTGTCGGCGGGGAATTCACCGGCTCGGTTACCTTTCTCGTTGAACATGCGGAACCGGCCGAACGAGGTTACATCGGCAGTTGGGCAGGCTTCAGCGCGCAAATCGGTGCATTGCTGGGATCCGGCATCGGTACCGTGGCGGCCGCGAGCCTCACACACGAGGCGCTTCAAGAATGGGGATGGCGTATCCCGTTTCTCTCCGGAAGTCTCATCGCATTGGTCGGGTGGTATCTGCGGCGGCGCATCCCTGAGTCACCGGCTTTCGAACGACTTCAGCAAACAGGATCGGTTTCATCTTCACCGGCACGTGAACTTCTCCTCTCGCACCGTGCTCCCCTCCTGCAAGTAATTGGCCTCGTGTTGCTGCACGGCGTCGCGTTTTACATGTTCTATGTCTTTCTCCCCACCTATTTGACCAGAGTGACTGATCTGCCGATGAGCACCACGCTTACCATCAACACCGTATGCATGGCTCTGTTGGCGGTGCTCATTCCGGTGATGGGAAAGGTGTCTGATCGAGTTGGGCATCGATGGATACTGGCCGGCGGCGCCGCAGGACTCGCCCTTGGAACGGTCCCGTTTTTCTTGTGGCTGAGCAGTGGTCAGATCGCGCTGATTATCGCGGCTCAAACCCTGATTACGGTGTTTGTGGCCGCGTACATGGGTCCCTTCTTCGCCATCGTCGCGACCCTTTTTCCCGTCTCGCGCCGATACACCGGACTTTCCCTCTCGTATAATATCGCCGCAGCGTTATTCGGCGGGACAGCGCCGTTACTGGCGACCATCCTCATAGAACGAAGCGGCAATGTCCTGGCTCCCGGCTGGTACGTGAGCCTGTGCGCCATCCTGTCTTTGATCGTGCTGTCCACCATTCGTGAGGAGACTCAATCGACGACCGAGGACGAAGCGCGCGCTCATTGA
- a CDS encoding DJ-1/PfpI family protein codes for MQVAILLYDGMTALDAIGPYEVLQAPTLGTDVRFVAREKGVKRTDFGRLRLTADYTLAETPTPDILVVPGTAFPQAVMGDQLVLEWIAQAHRTTKWTTSVCTGALGLAAAGVLNGLKATTHWLALDVLKQFGAIPTKERVVCEGKILTAAGVSSGIDMALTLVAEEFGADAAQLTQLLIEYDPHPPFDAGSPDKAPPSIVNTAREEFSKLVVMP; via the coding sequence TTGCAAGTGGCGATACTGTTGTACGATGGCATGACGGCGCTCGATGCGATCGGCCCATACGAGGTTCTGCAGGCGCCGACGCTCGGCACCGATGTGCGCTTCGTGGCGCGCGAGAAGGGCGTGAAGCGAACCGACTTCGGCAGGCTCCGGTTGACGGCCGACTATACGCTTGCCGAAACTCCCACCCCTGACATCCTCGTGGTGCCCGGAACTGCGTTTCCGCAGGCGGTAATGGGTGATCAGCTTGTTCTGGAATGGATTGCGCAGGCGCACCGGACCACCAAGTGGACCACGTCGGTGTGTACCGGCGCATTGGGCCTGGCAGCCGCCGGCGTGCTGAACGGGCTGAAGGCCACCACCCATTGGCTGGCGCTCGATGTGCTGAAACAATTCGGCGCGATCCCGACGAAGGAACGGGTTGTCTGTGAGGGCAAGATTCTCACTGCCGCCGGCGTGTCATCCGGCATCGACATGGCTCTCACATTAGTCGCTGAAGAGTTCGGAGCCGACGCCGCGCAACTCACCCAGCTTCTCATCGAATACGATCCCCATCCGCCGTTCGATGCCGGCAGCCCCGACAAGGCACCGCCTTCGATCGTGAATACGGCGCGCGAGGAGTTCAGCAAGTTGGTCGTCATGCCCTAA
- a CDS encoding DJ-1/PfpI family protein has product MKTAFIIFDRMTMLDFIGVYDPLTRLKSMGLMPEFTWDICAMSEDVVDDKNLRIEPSVVGRPLSGYDLLVVPGGLGTRELRHDRAFVEWIRTSEPVKLKASVCTGSLLLGAAGFLKDKRATTHPKAFKELREYCAQVVNDRVVDEGNVVTARGVTSGIDLGLYLVERFAGVEVRTRITTQMDYPDVSQTAT; this is encoded by the coding sequence ATGAAGACCGCCTTTATCATCTTTGACCGTATGACGATGCTGGATTTCATCGGCGTGTATGATCCACTGACGCGCTTGAAGTCGATGGGATTGATGCCCGAGTTTACCTGGGACATCTGCGCCATGAGCGAGGACGTTGTTGATGACAAAAACCTCCGCATCGAGCCGTCCGTCGTGGGCCGCCCGCTTTCGGGCTATGATCTGCTTGTAGTGCCTGGCGGGCTGGGAACGCGGGAACTACGGCATGATCGGGCATTTGTTGAATGGATACGAACTTCGGAGCCGGTCAAACTGAAAGCATCGGTCTGCACCGGCTCTCTCTTGCTGGGGGCGGCGGGCTTCTTGAAAGACAAACGCGCGACAACCCATCCGAAGGCCTTCAAAGAGTTACGGGAATATTGTGCGCAGGTCGTCAATGACCGTGTGGTGGATGAAGGAAATGTCGTTACGGCACGAGGCGTGACCTCCGGTATTGATCTTGGGCTTTACCTGGTCGAGCGTTTCGCTGGTGTGGAAGTACGGACTCGAATCACGACGCAAATGGATTATCCTGATGTTTCGCAAACAGCGACGTAA
- a CDS encoding DUF2314 domain-containing protein: MRRFLVLNVVLITLLTTPCAFPQSFTDKAKKDHAVEMNDEEPAMQKAMERARAGLDDFLKKATTPPPDTDQYSVKVRVSEGESQEYLWISNLKSQGDMWSGRIDNLPMLRSVKKGQSYSFAKSEIVDWTYIDKSKKKVLGNFTTCALLTKEPPSVAEGIRKQYGLECER; the protein is encoded by the coding sequence ATGCGTCGATTCTTGGTTCTCAATGTCGTCCTCATCACGCTGCTGACGACGCCGTGCGCATTTCCCCAATCGTTTACCGACAAGGCCAAAAAAGACCATGCGGTTGAGATGAATGACGAAGAGCCTGCGATGCAGAAAGCCATGGAGCGCGCTCGCGCAGGTTTGGACGATTTTCTCAAGAAAGCGACGACGCCACCGCCCGATACCGACCAGTATTCGGTGAAGGTGAGAGTAAGCGAAGGAGAGAGTCAAGAGTATCTGTGGATTTCGAACCTCAAATCACAAGGGGACATGTGGTCGGGGAGGATCGACAACCTTCCAATGCTACGTTCCGTCAAGAAGGGGCAATCCTACTCTTTTGCAAAGAGTGAGATCGTCGATTGGACCTATATCGATAAAAGCAAGAAGAAGGTCCTTGGAAATTTCACCACCTGTGCGCTTCTCACGAAAGAACCACCGAGTGTGGCAGAAGGCATTCGCAAACAATATGGTCTCGAATGCGAGCGCTGA
- a CDS encoding transglycosylase SLT domain-containing protein has protein sequence MKAFLRAVTRTPPLPRIGLGLVLFWVGLLAVNWVYHTIDKPTELFFPVENALDKSPRATWQEYGTLFKEHSTPTVAPELLAALAQAEGAGNPVARTYWRWRVSAWNPLEWYQPASTAVGMFQLTDETFQEGKHYCIHNHQVVAEGPWYDFDSCWFNSLYTRVLPSHAIELTAVLLDRQVAQAIGNRQATLEQKQNLAAVIHLCGAGAGHDFVKRKYRLTTHQRCGDHDVRIYLRKIQTLTQQFTSLKAF, from the coding sequence ATGAAAGCCTTTCTGCGCGCTGTCACAAGAACGCCGCCGCTGCCGAGGATAGGACTCGGGTTGGTCCTCTTCTGGGTGGGATTGCTCGCCGTCAATTGGGTGTATCATACGATCGACAAGCCGACGGAATTATTTTTCCCCGTGGAGAATGCACTGGACAAGAGCCCGCGCGCAACATGGCAAGAATACGGAACCCTGTTCAAAGAACATTCAACGCCGACCGTCGCACCCGAATTGCTCGCGGCCTTGGCTCAAGCTGAGGGAGCCGGCAACCCTGTCGCGCGAACCTACTGGCGCTGGCGAGTGTCTGCGTGGAATCCGTTGGAATGGTACCAGCCGGCTTCGACTGCGGTCGGCATGTTTCAACTCACCGACGAGACATTTCAAGAAGGGAAACACTACTGCATCCACAACCACCAGGTTGTTGCTGAGGGACCGTGGTATGACTTTGATTCCTGCTGGTTCAACAGCCTCTATACCAGGGTGCTCCCGAGCCACGCGATCGAGTTGACGGCTGTGCTCCTCGACCGTCAGGTGGCACAAGCGATTGGGAACCGGCAGGCGACCCTTGAGCAGAAGCAGAACCTTGCCGCAGTGATCCATCTATGCGGCGCCGGCGCAGGTCATGACTTTGTGAAACGGAAGTATCGCCTGACCACCCACCAACGATGCGGCGACCATGACGTACGGATTTATTTGAGAAAGATCCAGACGCTCACACAGCAATTCACTTCACTCAAAGCATTTTGA
- a CDS encoding DUF1272 domain-containing protein — protein MLELRPVCEQCCKALPPNSTEARICSYECTYCSDCVEHVLANVCPNCGGGFVPRPIRPSRNWKGDNFLGKDPASTKVKHRSVDVGAHQLFSQRIRAIPPEER, from the coding sequence ATGCTAGAACTCAGGCCGGTCTGCGAGCAATGCTGCAAGGCCTTGCCGCCGAACTCCACCGAAGCGCGCATCTGCAGCTATGAATGTACGTACTGCTCCGACTGTGTTGAACACGTGCTGGCCAATGTCTGTCCCAATTGCGGCGGAGGGTTCGTGCCGCGCCCCATCAGACCCTCAAGGAACTGGAAAGGCGACAACTTCCTTGGTAAGGATCCGGCTAGCACAAAGGTCAAGCACCGGTCCGTGGATGTTGGCGCTCATCAACTGTTTTCGCAGAGGATTCGTGCCATTCCGCCGGAAGAGAGATAA